In Paenibacillus guangzhouensis, a single window of DNA contains:
- a CDS encoding exosporium protein C — MVRILDKAAVQPRRKFNLATSFTIRRSPAKSRLASIQLRIPAVNARPNRVELVATIGVRGVTGIAQILFRVFRDGVEIFNTQQGIESVGSEQNYAVTFQAIDRNVRSGRHVYSVTAENLTANTRADVVGPISFSGLAVQTRT; from the coding sequence TTGGTCCGTATTCTCGATAAAGCTGCCGTCCAGCCGCGTCGTAAATTCAACTTAGCAACGTCCTTTACGATCAGACGTTCACCAGCGAAGTCTCGTCTAGCAAGCATTCAATTAAGAATCCCAGCTGTCAATGCCAGGCCGAATCGGGTTGAATTAGTTGCAACGATTGGTGTACGGGGAGTTACCGGTATTGCTCAAATTCTCTTTAGAGTCTTCCGTGACGGCGTAGAGATTTTTAATACACAACAAGGTATTGAATCCGTTGGTTCGGAACAAAACTATGCTGTTACCTTTCAGGCGATTGATCGAAATGTAAGATCGGGTCGTCATGTCTATAGCGTAACCGCAGAAAATCTAACCGCAAATACCAGAGCTGATGTGGTTGGCCCGATTTCTTTCAGTGGGCTAGCCGTTCAAACGAGAACCTAA
- a CDS encoding GNAT family N-acetyltransferase: MPTIIAKPFDQEMQRCLSEITSAYHAGELSSKELSELPEEIYIIEAGNTMAGYCVVWEYENGNQLIQKAEQDYFSPDERYLEKDFYIDIKSKKDFIFIEALDVLREYESNGYGAALVNWLKAKYPNKRMYVYSLDKSRNFWFKQNFEALGSTPWMTFN, from the coding sequence ATGCCAACGATTATTGCAAAGCCATTTGACCAAGAGATGCAGCGATGCCTCAGTGAGATTACATCTGCGTATCACGCAGGAGAATTGAGCTCGAAAGAGCTGTCGGAATTACCGGAAGAAATCTATATCATTGAAGCGGGTAATACGATGGCTGGCTACTGTGTCGTATGGGAATACGAGAACGGGAATCAGCTGATTCAGAAAGCCGAACAAGATTATTTTAGTCCCGATGAGCGTTATTTGGAGAAGGATTTCTATATCGATATCAAGTCGAAGAAGGATTTTATCTTTATTGAGGCCTTGGATGTGCTTAGAGAATATGAGAGCAATGGTTACGGCGCTGCCCTCGTCAATTGGCTCAAAGCCAAGTATCCGAACAAGCGAATGTATGTCTATTCCCTGGACAAATCACGGAATTTTTGGTTCAAGCAAAATTTCGAAGCACTGGGAAGCACGCCATGGATGACCTTTAATTAA
- a CDS encoding DUF5050 domain-containing protein: MTGIGTFALDKAAAATGDAYVYYVSNSDLYRVKSDGTGAQRLLKSFNFEGTEMKPAGDYLYFAYDEGSTTLLRVPVDGSTNLPKRFFDDAIYFETDHNFLYYMDSKGKIYRAPANAVDKSEAKLIADMADTKFSSFAVVEGRIYYNALKDGRKTWVASKAADGSGQVQWIAAGAFEDASSARVTGSTLYIVVNIKPEEVQYSTNSIVFYAIPAKGGAAKAINAKAPLDVNAVYSGWQTNHLFLFNKGIKLDADGDYDYSLGKGTLLTAEGKTIDLYKTSVPEVASVGTDKLAFVDASGHAYVSTLKNNKVVSTKTLSVTNAWYVRNLVTDNQVRATLIFADSGAYVLKNDLSLQKVVGVEWDYVKYKDNVSGFFYVNAGDNSRLYHMADDGKTSTKLSEETIDRIVLIDKQ, translated from the coding sequence TTGACAGGTATCGGAACCTTTGCCTTAGATAAGGCGGCAGCAGCAACGGGGGATGCATATGTTTATTATGTATCTAATAGTGATTTGTATCGGGTGAAAAGTGATGGCACCGGAGCACAACGGTTATTGAAAAGTTTTAATTTTGAAGGCACCGAGATGAAGCCGGCTGGAGACTATTTATATTTTGCATATGACGAAGGATCAACGACGTTATTACGTGTTCCAGTAGACGGATCGACGAATTTACCAAAACGATTCTTCGATGATGCAATCTATTTTGAGACGGATCATAACTTCTTGTATTATATGGACAGTAAAGGGAAAATTTATCGTGCGCCAGCCAATGCGGTGGATAAATCCGAAGCCAAATTGATTGCCGATATGGCAGATACGAAATTCTCTAGTTTTGCGGTGGTTGAAGGTCGGATATATTATAATGCACTGAAAGACGGACGCAAGACTTGGGTGGCATCGAAGGCAGCTGATGGTTCGGGACAAGTGCAATGGATTGCAGCAGGTGCTTTTGAAGACGCTTCGAGTGCACGCGTTACGGGTTCGACCTTGTATATCGTAGTAAATATTAAACCGGAAGAAGTCCAATACTCCACGAACAGTATCGTATTTTACGCCATACCTGCAAAAGGCGGAGCAGCGAAAGCTATTAATGCCAAAGCTCCACTCGATGTGAATGCGGTTTATTCCGGATGGCAGACGAACCATCTCTTTTTATTTAATAAAGGAATTAAGCTCGATGCAGATGGGGATTACGATTATAGTCTCGGTAAAGGGACACTTTTAACGGCAGAAGGAAAAACGATTGATCTGTACAAAACTAGCGTGCCTGAGGTTGCTAGTGTAGGAACCGATAAACTTGCATTTGTTGATGCGAGTGGTCATGCTTATGTGAGTACACTCAAGAATAATAAAGTGGTCAGCACCAAGACATTGTCTGTTACCAACGCCTGGTATGTTCGTAATCTTGTAACAGATAACCAAGTAAGAGCGACCTTGATCTTTGCGGACAGTGGCGCATATGTATTAAAGAATGATCTATCCTTGCAGAAAGTCGTCGGCGTGGAATGGGATTATGTGAAATACAAAGATAATGTATCTGGATTTTTCTACGTCAATGCTGGAGACAACAGTCGATTGTATCATATGGCGGACGATGGTAAGACGAGTACAAAGCTAAGTGAAGAGACGATTGATCGTATCGTTCTGATTGACAAGCAATAA
- a CDS encoding alpha/beta hydrolase family protein: MRLLEIVLIAINFGLLFWMVTGNRKVGKSAAIPLVVAFGLVIAQIAVEAARWEMIPAYLTPFVLTAYLYAGRRSKGRRSLVAFTIQMVCLTLYLIVSIAPPWLMPVFAFERPTGKYAVGTSVYHWVDEQRHEPYSANATDKRELMVQLWYPATEGGKGEQSAYLQNASIMTQAISTNMMNFPAFTLSHLNLIKTHAMLEAKLSESESRYPVLIFSHGMNGYRNQNMFQLEELASHGYIVMATDYAYEAAGTVYPDGRVALSKTDPNLTSNAEYTKHIPLWTADATFVLDQVEKLNQNDPAGRFTGKIDMDHIGMLGHSFGGAVTLQMIKNDPRVKAALSMDGGFYGPPVSDKGLGKPFLMMYAEETYNKVMTSYEEVASQLGGVSREAFEAPRKEYIQKSGNALAGGGLSLLIPGSKHASYSDLALFSPLLGLNGPNPRRDHRIVNEFSVAFFDRYLKGKDDSALRGLAAKYPEVNFKVNP, translated from the coding sequence ATGAGACTTTTGGAGATCGTATTGATTGCGATCAATTTTGGACTGTTGTTCTGGATGGTGACTGGGAACCGGAAGGTTGGGAAGTCAGCTGCGATACCGCTGGTGGTTGCCTTTGGTCTGGTGATTGCTCAGATCGCGGTAGAAGCCGCGCGATGGGAGATGATCCCGGCGTACCTGACGCCATTTGTATTAACAGCTTATCTCTATGCAGGTAGGCGGTCCAAAGGACGACGAAGTCTGGTGGCGTTCACGATCCAGATGGTATGCCTAACGCTGTATCTGATCGTGTCGATTGCCCCGCCTTGGCTGATGCCGGTATTCGCATTCGAGCGGCCGACAGGAAAGTACGCGGTCGGAACGTCTGTGTATCATTGGGTGGATGAACAACGCCATGAGCCTTACTCGGCGAACGCGACTGACAAACGAGAACTGATGGTCCAATTATGGTATCCGGCCACCGAAGGCGGCAAGGGAGAGCAGAGCGCTTATCTCCAGAATGCGTCGATCATGACGCAAGCCATATCGACGAACATGATGAACTTTCCAGCTTTTACGCTAAGTCATTTGAATCTGATTAAGACGCATGCGATGTTGGAAGCCAAGCTATCGGAGTCGGAAAGTCGGTATCCTGTATTGATTTTCTCCCACGGGATGAACGGTTATCGCAATCAGAATATGTTCCAACTGGAGGAACTGGCAAGCCACGGTTATATTGTGATGGCCACCGATTATGCTTATGAAGCGGCTGGCACCGTGTATCCTGACGGACGCGTTGCGCTGAGTAAAACCGATCCCAACCTGACTTCAAATGCCGAGTACACCAAGCACATCCCGCTATGGACAGCGGATGCCACCTTTGTACTCGATCAAGTAGAGAAGTTGAATCAGAATGATCCAGCAGGGCGCTTCACCGGCAAGATCGATATGGATCATATCGGTATGTTAGGGCATTCCTTCGGGGGGGCGGTTACGCTGCAGATGATCAAGAATGATCCGCGTGTGAAGGCGGCCCTGAGTATGGACGGCGGATTCTACGGTCCACCGGTCTCAGATAAGGGGTTAGGCAAACCGTTTTTAATGATGTATGCAGAGGAGACCTACAATAAGGTGATGACTTCTTACGAGGAGGTTGCCAGCCAGTTAGGCGGAGTAAGCCGCGAAGCGTTCGAAGCGCCTAGGAAAGAATATATTCAGAAATCGGGCAATGCGCTGGCAGGCGGTGGTCTATCCTTACTTATTCCAGGTTCTAAGCACGCGAGCTATTCCGATCTAGCCTTATTCTCTCCCTTGTTGGGATTGAACGGACCTAATCCACGGCGGGATCACCGGATTGTGAACGAGTTCAGTGTTGCTTTTTTCGACCGGTATTTAAAAGGAAAGGATGATTCAGCGCTGCGAGGATTAGCCGCCAAATACCCGGAAGTGAATTTTAAAGTGAATCCATAG
- a CDS encoding iron chaperone — translation MDGNKITYESIDHYISTFPPEIQEILESIRKVIREAAPDAVEKISYQMPTFAQQGNVVHFAAFKNHIGFYPAPSGIEEFEQELAPYKAGKGTIQFPLEQPIPMELITKIVKFRVAENIAKAERKSAKKK, via the coding sequence GTGGATGGGAATAAAATAACGTACGAATCGATCGACCATTATATTTCGACTTTTCCGCCGGAGATTCAGGAAATCTTAGAATCGATCCGCAAGGTGATCCGCGAAGCTGCGCCTGACGCGGTGGAGAAGATTAGCTACCAAATGCCGACATTCGCGCAGCAAGGCAACGTGGTGCATTTTGCGGCGTTCAAGAACCATATCGGCTTCTATCCGGCGCCGAGCGGGATCGAGGAATTCGAGCAAGAGTTAGCCCCTTACAAAGCAGGCAAGGGGACGATTCAGTTCCCGCTAGAACAGCCGATACCGATGGAGCTGATCACCAAGATCGTGAAGTTCAGAGTTGCAGAGAATATCGCCAAGGCAGAACGGAAATCAGCCAAGAAAAAGTAA
- a CDS encoding helix-turn-helix domain-containing protein, translated as MTDKEILLRVGARIRELRREKGLTQEALGEKGGFHFSYVGQIERGEKNVALLNLAKIAEALDVDISQLFTPQTPDPDEKSQADIQEITYMLTQQNPQQIAMAKNVVREIFNYK; from the coding sequence ATGACGGATAAAGAAATTCTGCTCCGCGTCGGGGCACGGATTCGGGAACTGAGAAGAGAAAAGGGATTGACGCAGGAAGCGCTTGGCGAGAAAGGCGGCTTTCATTTCTCCTATGTCGGACAGATCGAACGCGGTGAGAAGAACGTCGCGCTGCTTAACCTCGCCAAAATTGCCGAAGCGCTGGATGTCGATATCTCGCAGCTGTTCACTCCGCAGACCCCGGATCCGGACGAGAAATCCCAAGCGGACATTCAAGAGATTACGTATATGCTCACTCAACAGAACCCGCAGCAGATCGCCATGGCGAAGAATGTGGTACGAGAAATTTTTAACTATAAATAA
- a CDS encoding M48 family metallopeptidase: MKIELEQQVIDVHVEYGPRKKLSIHIDPSGLITVKAPNRTSDDIVISAVKQHGSKIVKQLQAIEAARQPAPNVRSYEEEGKFLHLGRYYTLQELIATDGLTEEELQRELKKFYFASCKKVIGERLKIYQKQLKVTPKSYLIEESLTKWGSCSSAKHLTFNYRLAMAPIDVIDYVVIHELCHLLHMNHDRSFWRRVGSIMPDYKEKEAFLAKYGQAMTL, encoded by the coding sequence ATGAAAATAGAACTCGAACAGCAAGTGATCGATGTGCATGTGGAATACGGTCCGCGCAAGAAACTCTCGATCCATATCGACCCGTCGGGCCTGATTACGGTGAAGGCGCCTAATCGTACCAGTGACGATATCGTGATTAGCGCTGTGAAGCAGCATGGAAGCAAGATTGTGAAGCAGCTGCAGGCGATTGAAGCTGCTCGCCAACCTGCGCCGAACGTCAGGTCTTATGAAGAGGAAGGCAAGTTCCTGCACCTCGGCCGGTATTATACGCTTCAAGAGCTGATTGCAACGGATGGCTTAACGGAAGAAGAGCTGCAGCGCGAATTGAAGAAATTTTATTTTGCCAGCTGCAAGAAGGTGATTGGGGAGCGTCTGAAGATTTATCAGAAGCAGCTCAAGGTGACCCCAAAGTCGTACTTAATAGAGGAGTCGCTGACGAAATGGGGGAGCTGCAGTTCCGCGAAGCATCTGACCTTCAATTATCGGCTTGCGATGGCGCCTATTGACGTCATTGATTACGTGGTGATTCATGAGCTCTGCCACCTGTTGCATATGAATCATGATCGCTCCTTCTGGCGGCGCGTCGGCAGCATCATGCCGGATTACAAAGAGAAGGAGGCGTTCCTCGCGAAGTATGGACAAGCGATGACGTTGTAA
- a CDS encoding DUF4179 domain-containing protein, whose product MMKNTSLTLFTKTIAATCAAALLGTGVITGSALTATSVAAAQAANDNVFKQWGDAGLKAADKQGMTTVKDVSLTQNGVTLGVSELMYDGIRLVMVLKVKGTTAKNVSFPTYLVDGQPLDRSITSSMMTVPKSAGESDDTLLIQFTDMIDQGTGANLLPDEFELTLQTEVNDVKDAFTLPIPVKNIAKKRIALQPKITKTEQKFSSSVLSLAMTSTTTLMEVKSVGPIPSNAKIPKGNTATKMYYDIADDRGEMLQPIKIDIFNGKPLNEYQDKIVYPPVLSGAKFITVKPYTYSMDKKGKIMTDAKGKWVKFYHKALEMKIPVKA is encoded by the coding sequence ATGATGAAGAACACATCGTTAACCTTATTCACAAAAACCATCGCAGCCACGTGTGCAGCAGCTCTTCTCGGGACAGGCGTCATCACGGGAAGCGCATTGACCGCCACCTCGGTCGCAGCAGCACAAGCAGCAAACGACAATGTGTTTAAACAATGGGGAGACGCAGGGCTGAAGGCCGCTGACAAGCAAGGCATGACAACCGTGAAGGATGTGAGTCTAACTCAGAATGGCGTCACGCTCGGCGTGTCCGAGCTGATGTATGACGGAATCCGCTTGGTGATGGTATTGAAGGTAAAGGGCACTACGGCGAAGAATGTAAGTTTTCCGACTTATCTCGTGGATGGGCAGCCGCTCGATCGATCCATCACGTCCTCCATGATGACGGTTCCTAAAAGTGCTGGTGAGTCAGACGATACGCTGCTTATCCAATTTACTGACATGATCGACCAGGGCACCGGGGCGAACCTTCTTCCGGATGAATTCGAATTGACGCTCCAAACCGAGGTCAACGACGTCAAGGATGCCTTCACGCTTCCTATTCCAGTCAAGAATATCGCCAAGAAGCGCATCGCCCTCCAGCCGAAAATAACGAAAACCGAGCAAAAATTCAGCTCGAGCGTCTTGTCGCTTGCGATGACCTCTACGACAACGTTGATGGAAGTCAAGAGTGTTGGGCCTATCCCGAGCAACGCCAAGATTCCGAAAGGGAATACCGCAACGAAAATGTATTACGATATCGCCGATGACCGCGGTGAAATGCTGCAGCCGATCAAGATCGATATTTTTAATGGGAAACCGCTGAACGAGTATCAAGACAAGATCGTATACCCTCCTGTTCTCTCCGGCGCAAAGTTCATTACGGTGAAGCCGTATACCTATAGCATGGATAAGAAAGGGAAAATCATGACCGATGCGAAAGGCAAATGGGTGAAATTCTATCATAAGGCGCTGGAGATGAAAATCCCCGTGAAGGCGTAA
- the nudK gene encoding GDP-mannose pyrophosphatase NudK has protein sequence MIPNIEIVKEEILSDNWYVLKKMTFKYQKRDGSWETQAREAYDRGNGAVILLYNRAKQTVILTRQFRMPTYMNGNATGMLIEACAGLLDQDSPEDCIRRETEEETGYRVSNVQKIGEAYMSPGSVTEILHFFVAEYTPHMQIGEGGGVEVEQEEIEVLELPFGHALNMVATGEIRDAKTIMLLQHVQLHGLLLPESGPQHILIAGPYRSNTGDDPERIMANMRLMNEAALRVYEMGHLPVLGEWYALPLMETAGSRQIGDEIFERMFHPSAVRLLSHCDAVLRIGGPSKGADEMVSTAEAKGKRVYRDISEIPALALR, from the coding sequence ATGATACCGAACATTGAAATCGTGAAAGAAGAGATTTTATCGGACAATTGGTATGTGTTGAAAAAAATGACCTTTAAGTATCAGAAGCGTGATGGCAGCTGGGAAACGCAAGCGAGAGAGGCGTATGACCGTGGCAACGGCGCTGTGATTCTGCTATATAACCGTGCGAAGCAGACCGTCATTCTGACCAGGCAATTTCGAATGCCGACGTATATGAACGGCAATGCGACGGGGATGCTGATTGAGGCTTGTGCGGGATTGCTGGATCAGGACTCGCCGGAGGACTGCATTCGCCGTGAGACGGAAGAGGAGACCGGCTACCGCGTATCGAACGTGCAGAAGATTGGGGAGGCTTATATGTCCCCAGGATCGGTGACGGAAATCCTTCACTTCTTCGTGGCGGAATATACGCCGCATATGCAGATAGGTGAGGGCGGAGGCGTTGAAGTCGAACAGGAAGAGATCGAAGTGCTCGAGCTGCCCTTCGGACACGCTCTGAATATGGTGGCAACGGGTGAAATACGGGATGCGAAGACGATCATGCTGCTTCAGCATGTCCAGCTGCACGGGCTGTTGCTGCCTGAGAGCGGGCCGCAGCATATTCTTATCGCGGGGCCTTATCGTTCGAATACGGGGGACGATCCGGAGCGGATCATGGCCAATATGCGGCTGATGAATGAGGCGGCCTTGCGCGTGTATGAGATGGGCCATCTGCCGGTACTCGGCGAATGGTACGCGCTCCCGCTCATGGAGACTGCCGGTTCCCGCCAAATCGGGGACGAGATATTCGAGCGCATGTTCCACCCTTCTGCCGTGCGGCTGTTATCCCACTGTGATGCCGTGCTTCGAATCGGAGGGCCGTCCAAGGGTGCGGACGAGATGGTCAGTACGGCTGAGGCCAAAGGGAAGAGGGTATACCGCGATATCAGTGAAATCCCTGCACTGGCGCTTAGGTAG
- a CDS encoding ferritin, which produces MLSEKLLAKLNDQMNYEFYSAQVYLAMAAYCSSESFDGFANFFIMQSEEEKYHGMKIFHFINALGKRAVVTGMENPQNEYSSLLDAFEHSFEHEKTVTKRIYELSDIAWDEREHATINFLKWFIDEQVEEEATFDSIIQKLRRIDNDSNAFYMLDSELGKRTFTPGEE; this is translated from the coding sequence ATGTTAAGTGAGAAGCTGCTCGCGAAGTTGAACGATCAAATGAATTATGAGTTTTATTCTGCGCAGGTATATCTTGCGATGGCGGCGTATTGTTCGTCGGAGAGTTTTGATGGATTTGCGAATTTCTTCATCATGCAATCGGAAGAAGAGAAATATCATGGAATGAAAATTTTCCATTTCATAAATGCACTTGGTAAACGTGCCGTTGTTACAGGCATGGAGAACCCTCAGAATGAGTACAGCTCCTTGCTGGATGCGTTTGAGCATTCCTTCGAGCATGAGAAGACGGTAACGAAGCGCATCTATGAGTTGTCCGATATCGCATGGGACGAGCGGGAGCATGCGACAATCAACTTCCTCAAATGGTTCATCGATGAGCAAGTCGAAGAGGAAGCAACCTTCGATAGCATTATCCAAAAGCTGCGCCGCATCGATAACGATAGCAATGCATTCTATATGCTCGATTCCGAGCTCGGCAAGCGTACGTTCACACCAGGCGAAGAATAA
- a CDS encoding MerR family transcriptional regulator: MPEERHDFTTGQLARRTGMTLRTLRYYDKIGLLKPSQTNRAAVRLYSKEDVARLHKIQMLKYIGLTLTEIGQIIQDDATPEQNLRSSLQMHKEIIQSQIAHLQYVSRAIDETLGKLDRQGQQVDWDGVADVMRTIHREKDWSEQYHNAVRLQARMRLYDQFSSNKIGWHRWFFAHLGSQPHLKVLELGCGDAALWQRNADLIPDTWSITLTDLSAGMLEQVRMSLGAHSGRFKFLLVDAQEIPFHDNEFDIVIANHMLYHVLDMNRAVFEMHRVLKPGGCLYASTMSTRHLQEIEQLTQAFDPQIRVLDPVMERFQLDNGRDTLQTAFTEIEQIRFEDDMRVDEVQPLIQYMTSTPMNARKVLVGAKLDQFTSYLKEKIAEQGSIYITKDTGFFLARKTGIRTRRDRDDTEH, from the coding sequence ATGCCGGAGGAGCGCCATGACTTCACAACGGGTCAACTTGCGAGGCGAACGGGGATGACGCTAAGAACGCTTCGTTACTATGACAAGATTGGATTGCTGAAGCCGTCACAGACGAATCGTGCTGCTGTGAGGCTCTATAGTAAGGAGGATGTGGCCCGGCTGCACAAGATTCAGATGCTGAAGTACATTGGGCTCACCTTGACTGAGATCGGACAAATCATCCAAGACGACGCCACCCCAGAACAGAACCTGAGAAGTTCATTGCAGATGCATAAAGAAATCATCCAATCCCAAATCGCACATTTGCAATACGTGTCCAGAGCCATTGATGAAACACTGGGGAAGTTAGATAGACAGGGACAGCAAGTCGACTGGGATGGCGTGGCGGACGTGATGCGAACGATTCATAGGGAGAAGGACTGGAGCGAGCAATACCATAACGCGGTTCGACTTCAGGCGAGAATGCGGTTGTATGACCAGTTTAGTTCGAACAAGATCGGATGGCACCGGTGGTTCTTCGCGCATCTGGGCTCGCAGCCCCATCTGAAGGTACTGGAGCTCGGCTGCGGCGATGCGGCCTTATGGCAAAGGAATGCGGACCTTATTCCGGATACGTGGAGCATTACGCTTACGGATCTATCCGCAGGGATGCTTGAACAGGTGCGGATGAGCTTGGGGGCACACAGCGGACGGTTCAAATTTTTGCTTGTCGACGCCCAGGAGATTCCTTTCCACGACAACGAGTTCGATATCGTGATCGCCAATCACATGCTGTATCATGTGCTCGACATGAATCGTGCCGTATTCGAGATGCACCGTGTGCTGAAGCCTGGCGGCTGCTTATATGCCTCAACGATGAGCACGCGTCATCTGCAGGAAATCGAGCAGTTGACTCAAGCTTTCGATCCGCAGATTCGGGTGCTCGACCCTGTCATGGAGCGCTTCCAGCTCGATAACGGGCGAGATACGCTGCAGACCGCATTCACCGAGATCGAACAGATCCGGTTCGAGGATGACATGCGGGTTGATGAGGTGCAGCCGCTCATCCAATACATGACGTCGACGCCGATGAATGCGAGGAAGGTACTCGTCGGCGCCAAGCTCGACCAATTCACATCGTATTTGAAGGAGAAGATTGCGGAACAAGGCAGCATCTACATCACGAAGGATACGGGATTCTTTTTGGCTAGAAAAACGGGGATACGTACAAGGAGAGATCGAGATGATACCGAACATTGA
- a CDS encoding ATP-binding cassette domain-containing protein → MKHYIFKLKYIILIKIVAALISIIGIASMPYILKLLFDYDFSKGITGIVVLILTYACAIVVGMLFEYISQRHAWKLEQRFNLFVKQDLFDSSLRKNVVNFQKFDVSEYISIFNNDIRTCQQYVESIVAIIQTVLQLCVYGFFLFTLDYRLAIIIILSSSLSLILPRMTGKRLAQKKGDHLSAMASYVDTLFDLLSGFKLVNDETRSSISQRQNKALTDTEGKLYEFGKFKTFANVLSGSSMYFLELIVFAAIGVMLFKQNITLGIAVAALGYIQSFCYPMAYLLTEMNNVNASRDAKDKLMSIINEQIDHRPVIQDFQSTITFVNVSVTLGDFTLRNFSYEFEKGKKYAIVGPSGVGKSTILNLLMQYIYPDSGAILLDGKSIKEMDTSKIMDCVNQFEHSFHATCMENATVFGAHPETSVVNTLHYFNNDKMYSISTKENARELSGGEKQMLQLLRIAAWDKDILLFDESFSAIDHENATKLQHDLLLKDKTILCITHNVSSENLNDFDEIVTISAYSSSATK, encoded by the coding sequence ATGAAACATTATATTTTCAAGCTTAAGTATATTATCTTAATAAAAATTGTAGCTGCTCTTATCTCCATCATAGGAATAGCTAGCATGCCATACATCTTAAAATTATTGTTTGATTATGATTTTTCAAAGGGTATAACAGGAATTGTTGTGCTAATTTTAACGTATGCTTGTGCGATCGTCGTTGGCATGTTGTTTGAGTATATTAGTCAAAGGCATGCTTGGAAGTTGGAACAGAGGTTTAACCTATTCGTTAAGCAAGATTTATTCGATTCCTCACTTCGTAAAAACGTAGTGAATTTTCAAAAATTTGATGTATCGGAGTATATTTCGATTTTTAACAATGATATAAGAACCTGTCAACAATACGTGGAGAGCATCGTCGCCATCATTCAGACCGTTTTACAATTATGTGTGTATGGTTTTTTCTTATTTACCCTTGATTATCGACTTGCAATCATTATTATTTTGAGTTCATCACTAAGTCTGATTTTGCCTCGTATGACTGGTAAGCGCTTAGCGCAGAAGAAGGGTGACCATTTGTCTGCCATGGCATCCTATGTTGACACTCTCTTTGATTTGTTATCTGGGTTTAAATTAGTAAATGACGAGACAAGAAGCAGTATTTCTCAAAGGCAGAATAAGGCTTTGACAGATACAGAGGGCAAGCTTTATGAATTTGGGAAATTTAAGACTTTTGCCAACGTTCTAAGTGGCAGCAGTATGTATTTTTTAGAGTTAATCGTGTTTGCTGCGATCGGAGTAATGCTCTTTAAACAAAATATTACACTAGGTATTGCTGTTGCAGCTTTAGGATATATACAAAGCTTTTGTTACCCGATGGCTTATTTGTTGACAGAAATGAATAATGTAAATGCTTCAAGAGATGCCAAAGATAAACTCATGAGCATAATCAATGAACAGATTGATCATAGACCTGTTATACAGGATTTCCAATCCACAATTACATTTGTGAATGTGTCTGTTACGTTAGGGGATTTCACCCTAAGGAATTTTTCATACGAATTTGAGAAGGGTAAAAAATATGCGATAGTGGGTCCTAGTGGCGTTGGCAAGTCAACGATTCTAAATCTTCTTATGCAATACATTTATCCTGATAGCGGTGCAATTCTACTTGATGGTAAATCCATAAAAGAGATGGATACTAGCAAGATAATGGATTGTGTAAATCAATTTGAACATTCGTTTCATGCGACATGTATGGAAAACGCGACTGTATTCGGCGCACATCCCGAAACATCCGTAGTAAATACGCTGCATTATTTCAATAACGATAAAATGTATAGTATTTCTACAAAGGAAAATGCGAGGGAGTTAAGTGGTGGGGAAAAGCAAATGTTACAATTGCTGAGAATTGCAGCATGGGATAAAGACATACTGCTGTTTGATGAGTCATTCTCGGCCATTGACCATGAGAACGCCACAAAACTGCAACATGATCTCCTGCTAAAAGATAAAACAATTCTATGTATTACTCATAATGTATCAAGTGAAAATCTGAATGATTTTGATGAGATTGTGACTATCTCTGCATATAGCTCTAGCGCTACAAAATAA